One part of the Augochlora pura isolate Apur16 chromosome 3, APUR_v2.2.1, whole genome shotgun sequence genome encodes these proteins:
- the LOC144467553 gene encoding uncharacterized protein LOC144467553 encodes MLEPLIVLTVLNCLFMFSSTMTTCALWWQYRTHRCCFRRDPASQAARHAQPKPRSPYAKVSKRVEKPKRETGSEKDSVNSALTGSANGNGNDRDRSNSVAHREAKSRRNSKLKTKSNSKNWFGNKSHSADPATSLSETLEIWEILENGKMSEDAGRLSEDTGRMSQETGRMSQDTGRMSQDTGRMSQDTGRTSEDAAKMSEASQTGAEAKSAVVMEYSTVQKIVQILDDTSDLDATKIAIRDFNARHNSERKIQQLYVEPRNEPRSPIYTTLPQT; translated from the exons ATGTTGGAACCGTTAATCGTCCTGACGGTTCTGAACTGCCTCTTCATGTTCAGCTCGACGATGACGACGTGCGCGCTGTG GTGGCAGTATCGCACACACCGATGCTGTTTCCGAAGAGACCCAGCCAGCCAGGCCGCCAGACACGCTCAGCCGAAGCCGAGATCCCCCTACGCGAAGGTGTCGAAGAGGGTGGAGAAACCGAAGCGTGAAACCGGCAGCGAGAAAGACTCTGTAAACAGTGCCCTGACCGGCTCTGCGAACGGAAACGGCAACGACCGGGACAGATCCAACTCCGTAGCGCACCGCGAGGCTAAAAGCAGGCGGAACTCGAAGCTGAAGACGAAATCGAACTCGAAGAACTGGTTCGGAAACAAATCGCACAGCGCCGATCCCGCGACTTCCTT ATCGGAAACCTTGGAAATCTGGGAGATATTGGAGAACGGCAAGATGTCGGAGGACGCTGGAAGATTGTCGGAAGACACAGGAAGGATGTCGCAGGAAACAGGAAGGATGTCGCAGGACACAGGAAGGATGTCGCAGGACACAGGAAGGATGTCGCAGGACACAGGAAGGACGTCGGAGGACGCTGCAAAAATGTCCGAAGCTTCGCAGACTGGCGCCGAGGCGAAATCAGCTGTGGTGATGGAGTACTCGACCGTTCAGAAAATCGTGCAGATACTGGATGATACCAGTGATCTTGACGCGACGAAGATAGCCATCAGAGACTTCAATGCCAGACACAATTCCGAGAGGAAGATACAGCAGTTGTACGTCGAGCCGAGAAACGAGCCTCGGTCACCCATTTACACGACATTACCACAAACTTGA